One Bosea sp. 124 genomic window, CCCTCGGCCCCGACCCTGACGACCCATTCTGTTGGAAATGGCGCCTCGAAGGCGCAGGGCCGACGTTGCAAATGCCGCGATCCGCGCTTGCCTTGCCTGGCACAAAGAGGGAACATGACGCTATGTCCCTCGTCGATTCCGTGTTCAATCCGCCATCCGCGCGCCCGGATATCACCCGCGCCGTCTGCCGCGGCGCGGCGCGGCACCTGCGCGAGCGCGGCTATGCCATCGTCAAGGAAATGACATTCGCCAATGGCCGGCGCGGCGACATCGTGGCGCTGTCGCCCTCGGGTGAATTGCTGGTGATCGAGGTCAAATCGGGCCTCCAGGACTACCGCGTCGACGGCAAATGGCCGGACTACCGCGATTACTGCGACGGCTTCCTCTTCGCCGTCGCGCCCGAATTTCCGCACGAGATCCTGCCTGACGACGTCGGCCTGATCGTCGCCGACGCCTATGGCGGCGCGCTGATCCGCGAGGCGCCGCGACACGCCCTCGCTCCGGCACGGCGCAAGGCGCTGACGATCGCCTTCGCCAAGCTGGCAGCGGGCCGGCTCGCGCTGGCCGAGGACCCGGGTTTCTAGAGACCGTTTGATACGGCCTTGGGCGGTGCCGTCAGATCGACCGTCTCGACAAGGAAGTCGATGAATGCGCGCACGCGGGCGGGCAGCCTGCCGCCATGGCCGACATAGACGGCGTGGATCGCCTCGACATCGCCTGGATTGAAGGCCTCCAGCACGCGCACGAGCCGGCCTGTCGCAATGTCGTTCCCGACATGGAACAGAGACAGCCGCGCCAACCCCTGTCCGTTGAGCGCGAGCACGCGGGCGCTTTCGCCGTCGCCGACCGCGACGCGGCCATGGGCCGGCACCGACATGCGCCGGCCATCGTCGCGGAACGACCATTCATCCGAGTGGCGCTGGAAATTGAAGGTGATCAGGTCGTGTCCGGCAAGATCGTCCCAGTGCCGGGGGGCGGGTTTCCGCGCGAGATAATCCGGCGAAGCCACGATCGCCATCGCGGCCTCGCCAAGCTTGCGCGCGACAAGCTGAGACGGGCGCAGCGGCCCGACGCGGATCGCGATCTCGGCACGCTCGTCCATCAGGTCGATGACCTGGTCGGTGATGGTGATGTCGAGATGGACATCCGGATGGCGCGCCGTGAAGCGCGGCACCAGCGGCAGCAGATAGTGCATGCCGAAGGGCACATTCGAATTGACCCGCAGCTTGCCGCGCGGAAGCTGGCAGGCGGCGACGGCGCGCTCGGCCTCGTCGAGGTCGTTCAGCACGCGCAGCGCATGCTGGTGGAAGGTCGCGCCCTCCTCGGTGAGCTGGAGCTTGCGGGTGGACCGGATCATCAGCCGGACGCCGAGCCTCGCCTCCAGCCGCGCCATCAGCTTGCTGATCGCGGACGGCGTCATGCGGAGCGCGCGCGCCGCCGGCGAGAAGCCGCCGAGTTCGACGATCCGCGCGAAGACCTCCATCTCGCCGGAGCGGTTGACCTCTGGCCGCGGCATGATGACTTCACCTCACAATTGAATGTCCTGCCAGCAATCTAATTCACAGGCTCGGCATGCGCCATCTTGCGGGCTGGTTTTGTCCCGGAGCCCGTCATGCCCGTCGCCCTCTATGCTCTCACCGTCGGTGCCTTCGGCATCGGCGTCACCGAATTCGTCATCATGGGCCTGCTGTTGCAGGTCTCGGCCGATCTCGGCATCAGCATCCCCGTCGCCGGCCTGCTGATGTCGGGTTATGCGCTCGGCGTCTTCGTCGGCGCACCGATCCTGACGATCGCGACCCGCTCGCTGCCGCGCAAGACGACGTTGCTGGTGCTGATGGCGATCTTCACGCTCGGCAACCTCGCCGCCGCGCTCAGCCCCAGCTTCGGCTGGCTGATGGCAGCGCGCATTGTCACGGCGCTGGCGCATGGCACCTTCTTCGGCGTCGGCTCCGTCGTGGCGACAGGCCTCGTCGCACCCGACCGCAAGGCGTCGGCCATCGCGCTGATGTTCACTGGGCTGACGCTCGCGACCCTGCTCGGCGTGCCCTTCGGCTCCTGGCTCGGCCTGGCCTATGGCTGGCGCGCGACCTTCTGGGCGGTCACAGGCATCGGCCTGCTCGCTCTCGCCATCCTCGCGATCTTCGTCCCGGCGGCGCGCGAGCGTGTCGTGCCCAGCCCGCTTTCGGAGGAGTTCCAGGTTCTCGCGCGGCCGCAGGTGCTGCTCGGGCTCGCCATGACGGTGCTCGGCTTTGGCGGCATCTTCGCGGTGTTCACCTATATCCAGCCGCTTCTGGTCGAGCTGGCCGGCTTCAGCGAGGCTGCGGTCTCGCCGATCCTGCTGGTCTTCGGTGCCGGGCTTGTCGTCGGCAACCTGCTCGGCGGGCGCTGGGCCGACCGCAGCCTGTCGCCGGCACTGATCGGCACGCTGGTGCTCCTGACGGCGGCCCTGCTCGGGGCGGGCTTCGCCTTCCACGACAGGATCGGTGCGGTGATTGCCGCCTTCGGGCTCGGCGCCGCGGCCTTCGCCACGGTCGCGCCGCTGCAGATGTGGGTGCTGCAGCAGGCCGGCGGCGCCGGCCAGGGCCTGGCGTCGAGCCTCAACATCGCCGCCTTCAACCTCGGCAACGCTTTTGGGGCCTGGCTTGGCGGCGTCGTGATCTCGCATGGGCCGGGCCTTGCCGGCATCGCGCCGATCGCGGCGCTGGTGCCGCTGGCCGCTCTTGGCCTGGCCTGGATCGCGCTCACGCTCGACCGGCGGACGACCCGCGCGCTCGCCGCCTGATCCCTCCACCGCTCGACAGGAGAACGACATGGGTCATCAGAACGACATGGACTATCGGCAGCTCGGTGCATCGGGGCTGAAAGTGCCCGCGCTCAGCTTCGGCTGCGGCACCTTCGGCGGAAAGGGGCCCCTGTTCGGCGCCTGGGGCGATACGGATGTCGCTCAGGCGAAGCGGCTGGTCGACATCTGCCTCGAGGCCGGCCTCACCTTGTTCGACACGGCCGACGTCTATTCGGACGGCGCCTCGGAGGAGATCCTCGGCGAGGCACTGGCGGGGCGGCGCAACACAGCGCTGATCTCGACCAAGCTCGGCCTGCCGATGGGCGAGGGCCCGTTGCAGGCCGGAACCTCGCGGCTGCGACTGATCGAGGGCGTCGAGGCCGCGCTGAAGCGGCTGCGGAGCGACCATATCGACCTGCTCCAGCTCCACGCCTTCGATGCCGGAACGCCGGTCGACGAGGTTCTGAAGGCGCTGGACGACCTCGTGAGCTCAGGCAAGCTGCGCTATGTCGGCGCCTCGAACTTCTCCGGCTGGCAGATGATGAAGTCGCTGGCTGCCTCGGAACGCCATGGCTGGCCACGCTATGTCGCGCATCAGGTCTATTATTCGCTGGTCGGCCGCGACTACGAATGGGAGCTGATGCCGCTCGGCCTCGACCAGAAGGTCGAGGCCGTGGTCTGGAGCCCGCTCGGCTGGGGACGGCTCACCGGCAAGATCCGCCGCGGCGCGGCGATGCCCGACAAGAGCCGCCTGCGCGACACCGCAGCCTTCGGGCCGCCGGTCGATGAGGACAGGCTCTATGCGATCGTCGATGTGCTCGACGAACTCGCGGTCGAGACCGGCCGCAGCGTACCGCAGATCGCGCTGAACTGGCTCCTGGCACGACCGACCGTGTCGAGCGTCATAATCGGCGCGCGCAACGAGGAGCAGTTACGCCAGAATCTCGGCGCCGTCGGCTGGAGCCTGACCACGGAGCAGATCGCGCGGCTCGAAGCGGCCAGTGCCGTGACGCCGGCCTATCCGCATTACCCCTATTGGCGCGAGGGCGGCTTCCGGCGGATCAACCCGCCGCCGGTGTGATCAGCGCGGCGCACGCTTCGCCAGAATGCGCTGGAGCGTGCGCCGGTGCATGCCGAGCCGCCGCGCCGTCTCTGACACATTGCGGTTGCAGAGTTCGTAGACGCGCTGGATGTGCTCCCAGCGCACCCGGTCGGCCGACATCGGGTTCTCGGGCGGCAGGGGGCGGGAATCCCGGGCGGCCGCGAGCGCGGCATGGATTTCGTCGGCATCGGCCGGCTTGGCGAGGAAATCGAAGGCGCCGAGCTTCACGGCGCTGACCGCGGTGGCGATGTTGCCGTAGCCGGTCAGGACAATGCCGCGCGCATCGGGGCGGCGTTCCTTCAATCTCGCGATGACGTCGAGGCCATTGCCGTCGCCGAGGCGCAGGTCGATCACGGCGAAGGCCGGAGCCTCCTCGTCGACCGCCGCAAGGCCAGCGCTGACGCTGTCGGCGATGCGAACGGAATAGCCCCGCCCCTCCATCGCGCGGGCGAGGCGGGTCAGGAAGGGCCTGTCGTCGTCGACCAGCAGCAGCGACATGTCCGCGGCCGGAATGGCCGGGGCCGTTTCGCTCAGCGTATCCTGCATCATCTTCTCCTCCGGCCGGGCCTGACCCGGCCGAATTGTAGCGCGGCTGCCGCCGCGGCGCATCCATCCATCAGCTAACCCCATGTGGGATCGGCAGTTCCCGGTTTGTAGCCCCGGACTGGGGCAGATCGGCCTCGAACGCCTCGCGCAGCCAGGTCATCCTCACGCTGGCCCCGCTGGCGGGCGCCGGCCGATTTGAAAACTCGATCGCCGCTCCACCCCGCTCGAGCAGGGTCTTGGCGATGAAAAGCCCGAGGCCGAGCCCGCCCCCCGCACGGCTCTCATTGGCGCCATGGGTGAGATAGGGATCGCCCGCCCGCAACAGCACGTCCGGCGGGAAACCCGGCCCGTCATCGGCAATGGTCAGCTTGACATAGGTAGCGTTCCATTCGGCCGTGATCGTCACGGTCGAGCGTGCGAAATCGACGGCATTGTCGACGATATTGCCCAGCCCGTAGATCATGCCGGGATTACGCCGGCAAACCGGCTCGGGCTTCTCGCCCGTCATCACGATTTCGAAAGGAACGCCGAAAGGACGCTGCGGCCCCGCCGCCTCCTCGATCAGCAGGCGCAGGGAGAGCTGGTCGAGCGGCCCGGCATCGTCGTCCTGCAGCGAGGCGAGCTTGCCGAGAATGCCCCGGCAGCGCTCGACCTGCTCGCGCAGCAGGGCGATGTCCTCGGCCATCTCGCCCTCGGCCGGGGCGAGCCGCGACAATTCGCGGGCGACGAGCGCGATGGTGGCGAGCGGCGTGCCGAGTTCATGGGCGGCCGCGGCGGCGAGCCCGTCCAACTGCGACAGGTGCTGTTCGCGCGCCAGGACGAGCTCGGTGGCGGCGAGGGCGTCCGACAGGTCGCGCGCCTCCTTGGCGACGCGCCAGGCATAGATGCCGGTGAAGCCCAGTCCGAGCACCAGCGCCACCCAGCTCCCCAACTGGTAGTAGGGCGGCAGGACCGGCCGGTCAGGCCCGGCCCAGGGCAGCGGCAGATAGACGACGCTGACCAGCGTCGCCAGCGCGATCGCGAGCCCGCCGAGCACCAGTGTCCGCCGCGGCGGCAGGGCCGTCGCCGAGATCATCACCGGGGCGAGCAACAGGATCGAGAACGGGTTCTGCAGACCGCCCGTGAGATAGAGCAGCGCCGCGAGCTGGATGATGTCGAAGGCCAGCAGCGCCGTCGCCGCCCCCGCATGCAGCCTGTGGCTCAGCGGAAAGCGGATACGCAAGGCGATGTTCAGCCAGGACGAGACCGCGATCGCGGTGAAGCACCAGCCGAAGGGCAACTGGAAACCGAGCCCGAAATGCACGCCGGCGACGGCCAGGCTCTGGCCGGCGATGGCGAGCCAGCGCAGCCGGACCAGAGTGTCGAGCCGGAGATGCCGGCTGGCACGACCGAGCGTCGGGGTCGAGACATCCGGGAAGGTCATCGGCGATCCCGGGTTATCACGACGCGGCCCGCATCGATGGCGCGGCAAGCGTCATGCGAGGCACTCCGGCGGGGCAATCATCTGTGGCAAATCGGCATTGGAGTGATTTCTTAGCCTTTTGCGGGATTGAATGAGAACAATTTAGGCATACGGTGCGTTGCTGCTGCGGCGCATCATCGAATGGTGCGCCGCCGGAAGGATCACAATCGCATGAACGGGGCCGCCATGTCGTTCGCCTACCATGCCTATGAAACGGTTCACATGATGCTCAGCCCCGCCAGGGGCATGTCCGATGCGATGCATCTGGCCTTCAGGAACCCGGCCAACCCGCTGAGCTATACACCGATGGGTCGCACCATCGCCGCCTCCTGCGAATTGTTCGAGCGCACCACGCGGCGCTACGGCAAGCCCGCCTTCGACCTGCCGCAGACGACGATCAACGGCGTCAAGGTTGCCGTCGAGGAGCGTGTCGTCTGGGAGCGCCCGTTCTGCCGGATGGTCTATTTCGACCGCAAGATCGAGGGCCGCCGCAAGCCGCAGCCCAAGGTTCTGCTGGTCGCGCCGATGTCGGGGCACTACGCGACGCTGCTGCGCGGCACCGTCGAGGCCTTTCTGCCCGGCCATGAAGTCTACATCACCGACTGGACCGATGCGCGCCTGGTGCCGCTCTCGGCCGGCGGTTTCGATCTCGACGACTATATCGACTACGTCATCGCGATGCTGCAGATGCTCGGCCCCGACACCCATGTCATGGCGGTCTGCCAGCCGGCAGTGCCGGTGCTCGCCGCCGCCGCGCGGATGGAGGCCGAGAACGACCCCTGCGCACCACGCTCGATGACGCTGATGGGCGGGCCGATCGACACGAGGCGCTCGCCGACCGAGGTCAACAAGCTCGCGATGGATCGCGGCATCGACTGGTTCCGCAACAATTGCATCACGAAGGTGCCGTTCCCGCATCAGGGCTTCTTCCGCCAGGTCTATCCGGGCTTCCTGCAGCTCTCGGGCTTCATGGCAATGAACCTCGACCGGCATGTCACCGCCCATTACGACATGTTCAAGCACCTGATCCGGGGCGACGGCGATTCCGCCGAAAAGCATCGCGACTTCTACGACGAGTACCTCGCGGTGATGGACCTGACCGCCGAGTTCTATCTCCAGACGGTCGAGACCGTCTTCGTCGAGCACGCCCTGCCGAAGGGCACGATGATGCATCGCGACAAGCCGGTCGACTGCAGCGCCATCCGCCGCATCGCTCTGATGACGGTCGAGGGCGAGAAGGACGACATTTCCGGCGTCGGCCAGACGCAGGCGGCCCATGACCTCTGCCCCAACATCCCCGACGACAAGCGGGCGCACTACCTGCAGTTGGGCGTCGGCCATTACGGCGTCTTCAACGGCTCGCGCTTCCGCTCCGAGATCGCACCGCGCATCTCGGATTTCATGGTCAGCCTGGACATGGAAGCGGCGAAGGCCCGCCGAGAGGCCGGCGCCAGCGAAGCCCGCAAGGGGCTGAAGATCGCAAGCTGAGAGGCGGTAGCCGAACCCGCCATCTTTCCTCAGAAAAGCGGCGCCATCCCGGGACGACCTGCGGTCGCCCATGGTGATGCCGCGTTTCAGCGCAACTCCCCGCAGCCTACCGGAAGAAGATCACGGTCTGCAGCAGGAAGAGCGGGATCAGGATCGCGCCCGACCAGAGCATGTAGCCGAAGAAGCTCGGCATCTTGACCTTCCGGTCCTTGGCGATGGCGTAGACCATGAAGTTCGGCGCGTTACCGATATAGGTGTTGGCGCCCATGAACACCGCACCGGCCGAGATGGCAGCCAGCGTCAACGCGCCCGTCGTCATCAGCTTCTGCGGATCGCCGCCCGCCAGCTCGAAGAAGACGAGATAGGTCGGGGCGTTGTCGAGGAACGACGACAGAATGCCGGTCAGCCAGAAATAGGCGACCGTGTTGTGGCCGCCGTCGGGATTGGTGACGAGGCCGACGAGGCCTGAGAAAGCGCCGTCCCGCCCGGCCTGCAACATCGCCAGCACGGGAATGATGCAGACGAAAATCCCGGCGAAGAGCTTGGCGACTTCGAGGATGGGGCCCCAGGTGAACTCGTTGCCGGCCCGCACGGGCTTCGGCGTCAGCTTGAGCGAAAGCCCGGCCAGCGCGAGCAGAAGAACATCGCGCACGACGTTCTGCAGCTCGACATGGGAGCCAGCGATGTCGAAGACGATGCCGGGCTTCCAGCTCGCGGACATCAGGATCGCCGCGATGACCCCGCCGAGCAGGGCGAAGTTGACCTTGCCATAGAGCTTGATGTCGCGGTCGGGCGTCGGGTCCTTCAGCGAGGGCATGCCCTCTTCCCTGCGGTAGAACCAGGTGTCGAGCGCGAAGAACAGCGCCAGCAGGATCGCGACGGCGAGGCCAGTCTCGGGCAGCAGATGCGTCGTCGTCCAGAAGAAGTTCACCCCGCGCAGGAAGCCGAGGAAGAGCGGCGGGTCGCCCAGCGGTGTCAGCGAGCCACCGATATTCGAGACCAGGAAGATGAAGAACACGACGACGTGGACATTGTGGCGCCGGTTGTCGTTGGCGCGCAGCACCGGGCGAATCATGATGATCGAAGCGCCGGTCGTGCCGACGAAGCTCGCCATCAGCGTGCCGATCGCCAGCAGGGCCGTGTTGGTCGCGGGCGTGCCGTGCAAGTTACCCATGATCAGGATGCCGCCGGCGATCGTGAAGAGCGCGAAGAGCAGGATGATGAAGGGGATGTATTCGAGCAGCGCGGTATGCGCGAGCGCGCCCAGCGCCGGCTCGAAGCCGCGCAGAACGACCAGCGGGACCAGCACGAGCGCCGACCAGAAGGCAGCGAACTTGCCGTAGTTCAACTCCCAGAAATGCGGGAACAGGATCGGCCCGAGCGCGATCGAGAGGAGCATGCCGGCAAAGGGCAAGGCCCAGAGGCCGCCCATCGAGGCACCGCCGATATCCCCGGCGGCGAGGGCCGCGCTCGACGTCAGACACAAAGCCACCACCGCGGCTACGCGCGACAGACCGGTCCTCAAAGCCATTCCCCGTCCCATTCTTCGCGTGGTTGTCGTGACTGTGCAGCGAGGCACGGTTATACGATGGCCATGAGGCCCGCAACCGCGCGACCCGCTGCGGTTGCCCGGTCGCGCGCCTGCCCAGCATTGTGCCGTCATTCATTCTGCGAGAATAATCTTCTCCGCACGGCGCCCCGCCGCTGCTGATTCGGACACCGTGCATGTGCCGTTTCCTCGCCTATTCCGGTGTGCCGGTCTTCCTCGAAGACCTGGTCGCGGCACCGTGCCATTCGCTGATCCACCAGTCGCTGCACGCGGCGGAGGCCAAGACGGGGACGAATGGCGACGGCTTTGGCGTCGGCTGGTATGGCGACCGGCAAGAGCCCGGCCAGTATCGCGAGGTCCGGCCAGCCTGGTCGGACGAAAACCTGCTCTCGATCGCCCGTCAGGTTCGCTCGCATCTGTTCTTCGCCCATGTCCGGGCCGCCACCGGCACGGCAACGACGCGGGCGAACTGTCACCCCTTCGCCCATGGCCGCCATCTCTTCATGCATAATGGCCAGATTGGCGGCTATGGCCTGATCCGGCGCCGGCTCGAGGCCCTGATCCCCGATTCGCTCTATGCGGCGCGGGTCGGCACAACCGATTCGGAGGCCTTGTTCCTACTCACGCTCGCCCGCATCGAGAGCGGGATGGCGCCGGGCATGGCGCTCGCGGCAGCGCTGGGCGATGCGCTGTCCCTGATGCAGCAAGCGGGCACAGGCGAGCCGCTGCGCTGCGCCGCCGCGCTCGCCGACGGCGACGCCATCCATGCCGTGCGCTGGTCCTCCGACGCGCGCCCGCCGAGCCTGTATCTCTGCCGTCGCAGCGACAGCGTCGTCGTCGCCTCGGAACCGATCGACGCCGCACGCGATTGCTGGCAGGCCCTGCCCTGCAACACGCTGGTCAGCATCCGGGCCGGCACGGTCGCGCAGACGCCGTTCGAGGTCGGGCTCGAGCAGGCCGCCTGACGACGCGTTATCGTCGCCACGCCCGTGACGAAGCCTGCCGGGGGGCGAAGCCTGCCGGGGCTGCCTGGTCGCATGCGGCGGGATCATCCGATTGGAGGACGCTGATTTGTCCGGCGCGGTGTTGAACCTCCCGGCGGCCTGCCGCGACAACTGAAGGGTCGCGGCCTCGCGGCCCGAACTTCGCCGCCCCGGTCTTCACACCTCCCAAAGGCTACCGGGGCGGCGATACTTCTTCTCGCTGCGGCAAGCCCGCCCGGCGGTGCATGCGGGTGATTCGCTCCCCCGCGCCGATGCCCAGGACAGCAGACGACAGTGCGATTCGCGCCGCATCGGAGTTCCGGGGCGCGCCATCGATTCAGGCCCGGGACGCTTTTGGGAGAAGGAGATCGTTCTTGGAAGGGAGGAGATGGTGGAGCCAGGCGGAATCGAACCGCCGACCTCTTGAATGCCATTCAAGCGCTCTCCCAACTGAGCTATGGCCCCACTCTCAGCCGGCTGACATGGGGGTCAGCCGGGTCATCTGGTCTCCGTGCCGCTCACCGCGAAGGTGAGGAAGAACCCGGAACCCGGTCGCCGCATCGGCGGCGCAGCGCTCTATAGGCGGGAGCGGCGGAAGACTCAAGCACCGATTGTCGCCGGATCGTCATTCTCTTGGGAGCCGCCCTGCGGACGCTCTCAGACGTCCTCGTCACCCTCGATATCGCCATCGATCAGGTCGGCGACGTCGTCGTCGCCTTCCTCGTCCTCCTCCAGGAAGGTGTCGTCATCGGGTGCGACATCGTCTTCGACCTCGATGTCGTCCTCGCTGGTGACGACCGCGTCCTTCTCCGCCGTCTCGGCATCGGCCTCGTCGAGCGAGACGAGCTCGACCGCGCTGTCGGCGGTCTCGGCCTCATCCTCGTCCTCATCGGGCTTGGCCGCGGCGGCTGCCGCTGCCGCTGCCGCCTTGGCCTGCGGCTCGAACATCGAGCGCGGAAAGGACTGTCCCGTGTAAGGCGAGACGATCGGGTCCTTGTTCAGGTCATAAAACTTGCGGCCCGTGGTCGGGCAAACGCGCTTCGTTCCAAGTTCCGGTTTCGCCACTGCGTCGGACCTTCAATCATTCATGTTCTGAAAAGCAGGCGCGTCCGTTAGTCGGGGCAGGCGGCCCTGTCAAATGCTCATTTCATGGCGACGCACCAGACGGCGAGGGCCGGGCGCGGTTTCGGGCGCCCCGCCGCATGAGCTTGCGCGACCACGCCGGACGTGACGCATGGCCGAGGAGCGTGCTAGGGCACGGCCTTCCCGATCGTCCAGCCGGCAGAAATCCAGTGGCCCACGCGCTAACTCCCGTCCCCGTCACCGCGCGCCGTTCCGGCCCGCTTCGCGGCAGCGTCCGCGTCCCCGGCGACAAGTCAATCTCGCACCGGGCCATGATCTTCGGGCTGCTCGCCATCGGCGAAACGAAGGTCAGCGGCCTGCTGGAGGGCGAGGATGTGATGCGTACGGCCGATGCGGCCCGGGCGCTGGGGGCGATCGTGCACCATGACGGGCCGGGCGAATGGCGGGTGCGGGGCGTCGGCGTCGGCGGCCTGCGCGAGCCTGCGGGCGTGCTCGATTTCGGCAATGCCGGCACCGGCTCGCGACTGATGATGGGCGTCTGCGGTGCGCATCCGATCACCACGACCTTCGATGGCGACGCCTCGCTGCGCAAGCGCCCGATGCGGCGCATCCTCGATCCGCTCGAGCAGATGGGGACGGTGATCGTCTCGCAGGAGGAAGGCGGGCGCGTGCCCTTGACCCTGCGCGGGCCGAAGGAGGCGCTGCCGATCACCTACCGCACGCCGGTCGCCTCGGCGCAGATCAAGTCGGCCGTGCTGCTCGCCGGGCTGGCAGCTCCCGGCGAGACCACCGTGATCGAGACTGAGGCGACACGCGACCATACCGAGAAGATGCTGGTCCATTTCGGCGCCGATGTCACAGTGACGCCCGAGGGCGCGCATGGCCGGCGGATCGTGCTGAAGGGCCAGCCCGAATTGCAGGCCGCGCCGATCGTGGTTCCGGCCGACCCGTCCTCGGCCGCCTTCCCGCTGGTCGCCGCGCTGATCGTGCCTGGCTCCGACATCCTGCTCGAAAGCGTGATGACCAACCCCCTGCGCAGCGGGCTCCTGACGACGCTGCGCGAGATGGGCGCGGACATCACGGTCGAGAGCGAGGCCAATGAAGGCGGCGAGGCGGTGGCGACGCTCAGGGTGCGCGCCTCGGCGCTGAAGGGCGTCGTCGTGCCGCCCGAACGTGCGCCCTCGATGATCGACGAGTATCCGGTGCTGGCGGTCGCAGCCTCCTTTGCGACGGGGACAACACGCATGCGGGGCTTGCAGGAACTGCGCGTCAAGGAATCGGATCGTCTGGCTGCCGTCGAGGCCGGGCTGAAGGCAGCCGGCGTCACCTGCGCGATCGAGGGCGACGACCTGGTCGTCGAGGGCAGTGGCGGCAAGGTCGCGGGCGGCGGCACCGCCGCGACGCATCTCGACCACCGCATCGCGATGAGCTTCCTCGTCATGGGACTGGCGACCGAGCAGCCGATGCAGGTGGATGACGGCGCCATGATCGCGACGAGCTTCCCCAGCTTCATCCCGCTGATGAACCGGCTCGGAGGCGAGATCGGATGAGCGGCATGCCAGCAGGGCTCGTCATCGCGGTGGATGGCCCCGCCGCATCGGGCAAGGGCACGCTGGCGCGGCGGCTCTCGGCACATTATCGGCTGCCCTATCTCGACACCGGCCTGCTCTACCGCATGGTCGCCCGCGCCATGCTCGATGCCGGCCACGACATCCGCGATGCGGCGGCGGCAGGCAGGCTGGTCTCGACCTTCGACGAGGATGCCTTTGCCGAGGACAGCCTGCGCGGCCGCGAGATCGGCGAGGCGGCTTCCGTCGTCGCGGCCATGCCGGCCGTGCGCAGCGGGCTGGTCGAGCGCCAGCGCCGCTTCGCCGCGCAGGCGGGGGGCGCCGTCCTCGACGGGCGCGACATCGGCACGGTGATCTGCCCGCAGGCCCAAGCCAAGCTCTTCGTTACCGCGACGCCCGAGGTGCGCGCGGCCCGACGCCACAGGGAACTGGCCGGGCGCGGCGAGACTGCCACTTTCGAAGGCATCCTGGCCGATATCCGCCGCCGCGACGCGCGCGACTCCGGCCGCAGCGACGCCCCTCTCCGGGCGGCCGAGGATTCCGTGATCCTCGATACCTCGGCTCTGACCGTCGAGGAAGCCGTCGCTGCCGCGATCGACATCGTCGAGCTGCGCCGGGCGGCATGGGCACCGGCCGCGCGAGCATCGTCGCCGCGATAATCGGCGGCACTGCCCAGCTTTCGCCCTTGGAACGAATCGAAAGCAGGCGCACACTTACCTTGCGACATGATGACGGAGGTGGCGATGCGGCGTTGGCTGTACGGTCTCTTGAGTCTGGCGGCAGCGGGTCTATGGACCGGCGCCGCCTCCAACGCCCAGCAGGCGGCAGGCCCGCCCGAGGAGGTCGACGTCGCGCTCGTGCTCGCGGTCGATGTGTCCTATTCGATGGATCTCGACGAGCTCGCCCTGCAGCGCAACGGCTATATCGAGGCCTTCCGCTCGCGACAGCTCCACGAGGCGATCGCCAAGGGCGCGATCGGCAAGATCGCCGTGACCTATTTCGAATGGGCCGGCGGCCATTTCCAGCACATCGTCAAGCCCTGGACGATCATCGATACGCCGCACTCCGCCATCGCCTTCGCGGAGGAACTGGGCGAGGCGCAGACGCGTCGCGGCCGCCGCACTTCGATCTCCGCCGCGATCGACCTCGCCGTCCAGTTGCTGGAACAGGCCAATGTCACGCCGCTGCG contains:
- a CDS encoding sodium:proton antiporter → MALRTGLSRVAAVVALCLTSSAALAAGDIGGASMGGLWALPFAGMLLSIALGPILFPHFWELNYGKFAAFWSALVLVPLVVLRGFEPALGALAHTALLEYIPFIILLFALFTIAGGILIMGNLHGTPATNTALLAIGTLMASFVGTTGASIIMIRPVLRANDNRRHNVHVVVFFIFLVSNIGGSLTPLGDPPLFLGFLRGVNFFWTTTHLLPETGLAVAILLALFFALDTWFYRREEGMPSLKDPTPDRDIKLYGKVNFALLGGVIAAILMSASWKPGIVFDIAGSHVELQNVVRDVLLLALAGLSLKLTPKPVRAGNEFTWGPILEVAKLFAGIFVCIIPVLAMLQAGRDGAFSGLVGLVTNPDGGHNTVAYFWLTGILSSFLDNAPTYLVFFELAGGDPQKLMTTGALTLAAISAGAVFMGANTYIGNAPNFMVYAIAKDRKVKMPSFFGYMLWSGAILIPLFLLQTVIFFR
- a CDS encoding class II glutamine amidotransferase, whose amino-acid sequence is MCRFLAYSGVPVFLEDLVAAPCHSLIHQSLHAAEAKTGTNGDGFGVGWYGDRQEPGQYREVRPAWSDENLLSIARQVRSHLFFAHVRAATGTATTRANCHPFAHGRHLFMHNGQIGGYGLIRRRLEALIPDSLYAARVGTTDSEALFLLTLARIESGMAPGMALAAALGDALSLMQQAGTGEPLRCAAALADGDAIHAVRWSSDARPPSLYLCRRSDSVVVASEPIDAARDCWQALPCNTLVSIRAGTVAQTPFEVGLEQAA
- a CDS encoding TIGR02300 family protein, whose protein sequence is MAKPELGTKRVCPTTGRKFYDLNKDPIVSPYTGQSFPRSMFEPQAKAAAAAAAAAAKPDEDEDEAETADSAVELVSLDEADAETAEKDAVVTSEDDIEVEDDVAPDDDTFLEEDEEGDDDVADLIDGDIEGDEDV
- the aroA gene encoding 3-phosphoshikimate 1-carboxyvinyltransferase, giving the protein MAHALTPVPVTARRSGPLRGSVRVPGDKSISHRAMIFGLLAIGETKVSGLLEGEDVMRTADAARALGAIVHHDGPGEWRVRGVGVGGLREPAGVLDFGNAGTGSRLMMGVCGAHPITTTFDGDASLRKRPMRRILDPLEQMGTVIVSQEEGGRVPLTLRGPKEALPITYRTPVASAQIKSAVLLAGLAAPGETTVIETEATRDHTEKMLVHFGADVTVTPEGAHGRRIVLKGQPELQAAPIVVPADPSSAAFPLVAALIVPGSDILLESVMTNPLRSGLLTTLREMGADITVESEANEGGEAVATLRVRASALKGVVVPPERAPSMIDEYPVLAVAASFATGTTRMRGLQELRVKESDRLAAVEAGLKAAGVTCAIEGDDLVVEGSGGKVAGGGTAATHLDHRIAMSFLVMGLATEQPMQVDDGAMIATSFPSFIPLMNRLGGEIG
- a CDS encoding DUF1194 domain-containing protein gives rise to the protein MRRWLYGLLSLAAAGLWTGAASNAQQAAGPPEEVDVALVLAVDVSYSMDLDELALQRNGYIEAFRSRQLHEAIAKGAIGKIAVTYFEWAGGHFQHIVKPWTIIDTPHSAIAFAEELGEAQTRRGRRTSISAAIDLAVQLLEQANVTPLRKVIDVSGDGANNDGRPVTVARDEAGAKGISINGLPVMLKQASYFDLDNLDVYYQDCVVTGIGAFVIPIRERHQFVDATRTKLVREIAEMPRDGEATVQKAQASGGNNATCLAGERQWRDRMGN